Proteins co-encoded in one Salvia splendens isolate huo1 chromosome 4, SspV2, whole genome shotgun sequence genomic window:
- the LOC121799357 gene encoding protein trichome birefringence-like 34, whose amino-acid sequence MVKKSNISSDFLAAAVDVRCTFQTLVVLIVAALVVGAVYLTAESGYLMQEDEEEQKVRPAGCDLFSGRWVYDNESYPLYKEEECTFMSDQLACGKFGRSDLSFQHWRWQPHQCDLPRYNATALLERLRNKRLVFVGDSLNRGQWVSMVCLVDKVIPRGRKYMHNNGSALITFKAKDYNAKIEFYWAPLLVESNSDDPVSHRLPDRIVRAQAIEKHARHWNDADILVFNTYLWWRRPQIKVLWGSFNTSDGIYKKIKMLRSYEMALKTWSDWLEIHVNRTKTQLFFMSMSPTHERAEEWGRMKGENCYSETEMISKEGFIGDGTDPNMMRIVDSALGELKARGVNVQMINITQLSEYRKEGHPSIHRKQWEPLTEEQKSNPLGYADCIHWCLPGVPDVWNELLYAYIFN is encoded by the exons ATGGTTAAAAAAAGCAATATCTCATCCGATTTTCTTGCGGCGGCGGTTGATGTCAGGTGCACTTTTCAGACGCTCGTAGTGCTTATTGTGGCGGCGCTGGTGGTCGGAGCCGTTTATCTGACGGCGGAGAGCGGCTACTTGATGCAAGAAGATGAGGAGGAGCAGAAGGTGAGGCCGGCCGGCTGCGATTTGTTTTCCGGGAGATGGGTTTACGATAACGAGTCTTACCCGTTGTATAAAGAGGAGGAATGCACGTTTATGTCGGATCAATTGGCATGTGGGAAATTTGGGAGAAGTGATTTAAGTTTTCAGCATTGGAGGTGGCAGCCTCACCAATGTGACCTTCCTAG GTACAATGCCACAGCATTATTAGAGAGATTAAGGAATAAAAGGTTAGTTTTCGTTGGAGATTCACTGAATAGAGGGCAGTGGGTATCTATGGTGTGCTTGGTCGACAAAGTTATCCCACGTGGCCGAAAATATATGCACAACAATGGCAGTGCCTTGATCACCTTCAAGGCTAAA GACTACAATGCGAAAATCGAGTTCTATTGGGCTCCATTGCTGGTGGAGTCGAACTCGGATGATCCGGTTAGTCACCGATTGCCGGACCGCATAGTGAGAGCTCAAGCGATTGAGAAGCACGCGCGTCATTGGAATGATGCCGATATACTTGTTTTCAACACTTATCTATGGTGGAGAAGACCTCAAATCAAAGTTTT GTGGGGTTCATTCAATACTTCAGAtggaatatataaaaaaataaagatgctTCGTAGCTACGAGATGGCTCTAAAAACGTGGTCGGATTGGTTGGAAATTCATGTGAATCGCACCAAGACTCAACTGTTTTTTATGAGCATGTCACCTACTCATGAGAG AGCAGAAGAATGGGGAAGAATGAAAGGAGAAAATTGCTATAGTGAAACTGAAATGATATCAAAGGAAGGGTTTATTGGAGATGGAACAGACCCTAACATGATGAGGATAGTAGATTCTGCACTTGGTGAACTCAAAGCAAGAGGTGTAAATGTACAAATGATAAACATAACTCAACTCTCAGAGTATAGAAAAGAAGGCCATCCTTCCATTCATAGAAAACAATGGGAGCCCTTGACAGAAGAGCAAAAATCTAATCCACTTGGCTATGCAGATTGTATACACTGGTGTCTTCCCGGAGTTCCTGACGTCTGGAACGAACTATTGTATGCTTACATTTTTAACTAA
- the LOC121799250 gene encoding protein trichome birefringence-like 34 — translation MKREKMKMGMVSHCILGLSLLILVGAVFYLTGDFLGFLDLQKQLKNACNDAGNDALASYEEEARPSLSRRCNLFEGRWVFDNQTVPLYEERNCSFMLPEFACERYGRKDFKYLNWRWQPHHCDLPRFNGTALFEKIRGKKVVFVGDSLNRNQWTSMLCLIESALGAASPRRVVRDENMHTFESIEYNATMALYWSPFLVESNCDDPIIHRVKDRVVRLMGIEKHARHWNDADILIFNSYLWWTDPMTIAWGTSLGRSDTRNKTVDKMSTRLYEMVLDVWSDWLEININRTKTKMFFMSPSPFHLYGEKWEEQRNCYNETEPILDERIGVSIVGARMRAAEATLQKLGTRGINIEYLNITHLSEYRKDAHPSIYKNFFHTVTKDQLSNPSSYSDCTHWCLPGVPDVWNHILYSYIINS, via the exons atgaaacgtgaGAAAATGAAAATGGGGATGGTCTCTCACTGCATTCTTGGCTTGTCTCTCTTGATTTTAGTGGGAGCCGTTTTTTACCTCACAGGTGACTTCTTAGGCTTCTTGGATCTGCAGAAGCAGCTCAAGAACGCATGTAACGACGCCGGAAACGATGCTCTGGCGTCGTACGAggaggaggcgaggccgagttTGAGTCGGAGGTGTAACTTGTTTGAAGGGAGATGGGTTTTTGACAACCAAACAGTTCCTTTGTATGAAGAGAGGAATTGCTCTTTTATGCTTCCTGAATTTGCTTGTGAGAGGTATGGTAGGAAAGATTTCAAGTATCTGAATTGGAGGTGGCAGCCTCATCATTGTGATCTTCCGAG atTCAACGGAACGGCGTTGTTTGAGAAAATAAGGGGGAAGAAGGTCGTGTTCGTGGGTGACTCGTTGAATCGGAACCAGTGGACGTCGATGCTCTGCTTGATTGAGTCAGCGCTAGGGGCGGCGTCGCCGAGAAGGGTGGTGCGGGATGAGAATATGCACACGTTCGAGTCAATT GAATATAATGCTACGATGGCGTTATATTGGTCTCCGTTTTTGGTGGAGTCGAATTGCGACGATCCAATTATTCATCGTGTTAAGGATCGGGTAGTTAGATTGATGGGGATAGAAAAGCACGCGAGGCACTGGAACGATGCAGATATACTCATCTTCAATTCCTACTTGTGGTGGACGGATCCGATGACAATCGC ATGGGGAACATCTTTAGGGAGGTCGGATACGAGAAACAAGACGGTGGATAAGATGAGCACTCGTCTCTACGAAATGGTCCTCGACGTGTGGTCAGATTGGCTAGAAATCAACATAAACCGAACTAAAACAAAGATGTTTTTCATGAGCCCTTCTCCTTTTCATCTCTA CGGTGAAAAATGGGAGGAGCAACGCAATTGCTACAACGAAACAGAGCCAATTTTGGATGAGAGAATTGGTGTTTCAATAGTTGGAGCAAGAATGAGAGCAGCAGAAGCAACTCTGCAAAAACTAGGGACTCGAGGCATAAACATCGAATATCTGAATATAACTCATTTGTCGGAATATAGAAAGGATGCACATCCATCGATATACAAGAACTTTTTTCACACCGTAACCAAGGACCAACTATCCAACCCCTCGAGCTATTCCGATTGTACTCATTGGTGCCTGCCTGGAGTCCCCGACGTTTGGAATCACATACTTTATTCCTATATTATCAATTCCTGA